One genomic window of Halovivax cerinus includes the following:
- a CDS encoding bifunctional N(6)-L-threonylcarbamoyladenine synthase/serine/threonine protein kinase gives MSDSLRVLGIEGTAWAASAAVYDSETDSTYIESDAYQPESGGIHPREAAEHMHGAIPQVAEAALSHARELAAANGGDGDAAHGADEASDGSGDPPIDAVAFSRGPGLGPCLRIVATAARTLAQTLDVPLVGVNHMVAHLEIGRHTADFSDPVCLNASGANAHLLAYRNGRYRVVGETMDTGVGNAIDKFTRHVGWSHPGGPKVEAAAEDGEYVDLPYVVKGMDFSFSGIMSAAKDAYDDGVPVEDVCHGLQETIFAMLTEVTERALSLTGSDELVLGGGVGQNERLREMLSEMCAARDASFHAPEPRFLRDNAGMIAVLGAKMYAAGDTVPIEESAVDPDFRPDEVPVSWRENAGRPLVSQEPPERTVDGAEAVVTVDRAAGVVTKRRIQKTYRHPTLDARLRRERTAIEARLASQARRVGVPTPVVRDVDPYTSTITYEYVGDRDLRDALSVERVRAVGRHLAAIHAAGFVHGDPTTRNVRVTGPGTDRPGQTGSETSRAGSNASPVDGEPTYLIDFGLGYHTDHVEDYAMDLHVFDQSLVGTASEPEPLRAALRGAYREAGDERVLDRLADVEGRGRYVGE, from the coding sequence GTGAGCGACTCACTACGCGTCCTCGGGATCGAGGGCACGGCCTGGGCGGCCAGCGCCGCCGTCTACGATTCCGAGACCGATTCGACGTACATCGAGAGCGACGCCTATCAGCCCGAGAGCGGCGGCATCCATCCACGCGAGGCCGCCGAACACATGCACGGGGCCATCCCACAGGTCGCCGAGGCGGCGCTCTCACACGCCCGGGAGCTGGCGGCAGCGAACGGTGGCGACGGAGACGCCGCCCACGGCGCCGACGAAGCGTCGGACGGCTCCGGCGACCCGCCGATCGACGCCGTCGCGTTCTCGCGCGGACCGGGACTCGGTCCGTGCCTGCGCATCGTCGCGACGGCCGCCCGCACACTCGCCCAGACGCTCGACGTTCCCCTGGTGGGCGTCAATCACATGGTCGCTCACCTCGAAATCGGCCGCCACACCGCCGACTTCTCGGATCCGGTCTGTCTGAACGCCAGCGGCGCGAACGCCCACCTGCTGGCCTACCGGAACGGGCGCTACCGCGTCGTAGGCGAGACGATGGACACCGGCGTCGGTAACGCGATCGACAAGTTCACCCGCCACGTCGGCTGGTCCCACCCGGGCGGGCCGAAGGTCGAGGCGGCTGCGGAAGACGGCGAGTACGTCGATCTCCCCTACGTCGTCAAGGGAATGGACTTCTCCTTCTCGGGGATCATGTCGGCCGCCAAGGACGCATACGACGACGGCGTTCCCGTCGAAGACGTCTGTCACGGACTGCAGGAGACGATCTTCGCGATGCTGACTGAAGTCACAGAGCGCGCGCTGTCACTGACCGGGAGCGACGAACTCGTCCTCGGCGGCGGCGTCGGCCAGAACGAGCGACTGCGCGAGATGCTCTCGGAGATGTGCGCGGCTCGCGATGCGTCGTTTCACGCACCGGAACCCCGCTTCCTCCGGGACAACGCGGGCATGATCGCCGTCCTCGGCGCGAAGATGTACGCCGCGGGTGATACCGTTCCGATCGAGGAGTCGGCGGTCGATCCGGACTTCCGTCCCGACGAGGTACCGGTCTCCTGGCGAGAGAACGCCGGTCGGCCGCTCGTCTCGCAGGAGCCGCCGGAGCGGACCGTCGACGGCGCGGAAGCCGTCGTCACCGTCGACCGGGCGGCCGGCGTCGTCACGAAGCGTCGGATTCAGAAGACCTACCGCCACCCCACCCTCGACGCGCGGCTCCGACGCGAGCGCACGGCGATCGAAGCGCGACTCGCGAGTCAGGCGCGTCGGGTCGGTGTTCCGACACCGGTCGTCCGCGACGTCGACCCGTACACGTCGACGATCACGTACGAGTACGTGGGCGATCGTGACCTCCGTGACGCGCTCTCCGTCGAGCGGGTCCGGGCCGTCGGGCGACACCTGGCGGCGATTCACGCCGCCGGGTTCGTCCACGGCGATCCGACGACGCGAAACGTCAGGGTGACCGGACCCGGAACCGACCGCCCGGGCCAGACGGGGTCCGAGACGTCTCGGGCGGGATCGAACGCGTCGCCGGTGGACGGCGAGCCGACCTACCTCATCGACTTCGGCCTCGGCTACCACACCGACCACGTCGAGGACTACGCGATGGACCTGCACGTCTTCGACCAGAGCCTCGTCGGGACGGCGAGCGAACCCGAACCGCTCCGGGCGGCGTTGCGCGGGGCCTATCGCGAGGCCGGCGACGAACGGGTGCTGGATCGACTCGCCGACGTCGAAGGGCGCGGGCGCTACGTCGGCGAGTGA
- a CDS encoding 30S ribosomal protein S27ae, translating into MSRHELYADDGTVERDECPRCGDVYLAEHGDRRHCGKCGYTEWE; encoded by the coding sequence ATGAGCCGTCACGAACTTTACGCCGACGATGGAACCGTCGAGCGCGACGAGTGCCCGCGCTGCGGCGACGTGTATCTCGCCGAACACGGCGACCGCCGCCACTGCGGCAAGTGCGGTTACACCGAGTGGGAGTAG
- a CDS encoding 30S ribosomal protein S24e, translated as MDVDIIEEDENPMLHRTDVTFELTHDDATPSRLQVRDSLAAKLNKDANEVVVRNLDTKFGMRKTVGAAKVYDTADSAIEVEQDHMLDRNKIGVDADDAADEADAEAEEA; from the coding sequence ATGGACGTCGACATCATCGAAGAAGACGAGAACCCCATGTTGCATCGGACGGACGTTACGTTCGAACTGACCCACGACGACGCCACGCCGTCTCGGCTCCAGGTCCGCGACAGTCTCGCTGCCAAGCTGAACAAGGACGCGAACGAGGTCGTCGTCCGCAACCTCGATACCAAGTTCGGCATGCGAAAGACCGTCGGCGCTGCGAAGGTGTACGACACCGCCGATTCCGCGATCGAGGTCGAACAGGACCACATGCTCGACCGCAACAAGATCGGCGTCGACGCGGACGACGCTGCCGACGAGGCGGACGCCGAAGCGGAGGAGGCCTGA
- a CDS encoding PQQ-binding-like beta-propeller repeat protein, with product MPSRRRFVAGTGVVVAGASVGHTVASAGLEPAPADWPLPRCDAACTGHNPAGSGPTDGVAVRWEHETDDTFAGPAPPILVDGTLFAVGRETIAAFDAATGEKRFDRPGSYVSAPAWVGSDVYRTDSLAVMGRTGIFGLNAGGGYELAGWSIGTERWHAPGRDPSSRLYASPAEHAPVATDGTVFAAVPETNRVVALDADSGRVEWRHAVGDPRSSPLHRPAVRDGVAFLAKWPHDLHAVDADTGEVLWNVTVDVRLLTPPTATGSGVVISGRDTTALVDPRDGHTRWTYDHDGNVTDGSAAVADNTVFLTDGDGFLHAVDLASGDAVWSVEYNRQVDPIVADGVVYVAYNWTNDVTAFDAATGDRLWTWEGPAGPSQPIVGDGVLFVVGFDRIVALEEP from the coding sequence ATGCCCTCCAGACGTCGTTTCGTCGCCGGGACCGGGGTGGTCGTCGCCGGGGCGTCGGTCGGTCACACCGTCGCGTCGGCGGGGCTCGAACCGGCTCCCGCCGATTGGCCGTTGCCGCGATGTGACGCCGCCTGCACCGGACACAATCCGGCCGGTTCGGGTCCGACCGACGGCGTGGCAGTTCGCTGGGAGCACGAAACCGACGACACGTTCGCCGGCCCAGCGCCTCCGATCCTCGTCGACGGCACGCTCTTCGCCGTCGGTCGAGAGACGATCGCCGCGTTCGACGCCGCGACCGGCGAGAAACGCTTCGACAGACCGGGTTCGTACGTTTCGGCGCCCGCGTGGGTCGGCAGCGACGTTTACCGGACCGACTCGCTCGCGGTGATGGGTCGGACCGGGATCTTCGGTCTGAACGCAGGTGGGGGCTACGAACTGGCGGGCTGGTCGATCGGGACCGAACGCTGGCACGCGCCCGGTCGGGATCCGTCCAGTCGGTTGTACGCCTCGCCCGCTGAGCACGCACCGGTCGCGACCGACGGTACCGTCTTCGCGGCCGTCCCGGAGACGAACCGCGTCGTCGCGCTGGACGCCGATAGCGGCCGCGTCGAGTGGCGCCACGCGGTCGGGGATCCCCGCTCCAGTCCGCTCCACCGGCCGGCGGTGCGCGACGGCGTGGCCTTCCTCGCGAAGTGGCCACACGACCTTCACGCGGTCGACGCGGACACCGGCGAGGTACTGTGGAACGTAACGGTAGACGTCCGACTACTCACTCCGCCGACCGCCACCGGTTCGGGCGTCGTGATATCCGGCCGAGACACGACTGCTCTCGTCGATCCGCGGGACGGGCACACGCGGTGGACGTACGACCACGACGGCAACGTGACCGATGGGAGCGCCGCCGTCGCGGACAACACCGTCTTTCTGACCGACGGCGACGGCTTCCTTCACGCGGTCGACCTCGCGAGCGGCGATGCGGTCTGGTCGGTCGAGTACAACCGCCAGGTCGACCCGATCGTCGCCGACGGCGTCGTCTACGTCGCGTACAACTGGACGAACGACGTGACCGCCTTCGACGCGGCGACGGGTGACAGGCTGTGGACCTGGGAAGGTCCGGCCGGGCCCTCCCAGCCGATCGTCGGCGACGGGGTTCTGTTCGTAGTCGGGTTCGATCGGATCGTCGCCCTGGAGGAGCCATGA
- a CDS encoding WD40/YVTN/BNR-like repeat-containing protein, translating to MVIVHLALDDRLLTVSDAGGAATLATTPLDTGRLECLAGASDDPRAVLVGTFERGCLRVTDDRVDDLDVGEDDPVMALSQSPHDAETYYAGTEPSRLYRSSDGGETWTHLDGIGELSSEPEWFFPPRPDTHHVRWIEVDPFDPDRLYVGIEAGAFLLSTDGGETWRERPAGARRDNHSLETSPDRDGLVYAAAGDGFARSIDGGETWDHPQVGLDHRYCWSVVADPGDPERVLVSSASGASKAHTPVSAESHVYRLDGEAAWERLDDRGLPTGDGVVRTVFSTTDETGVVYGANNRGLYRSGDFGDTWRAVPIEWDDAFERQVPHGMIVRRA from the coding sequence ATGGTCATCGTTCACCTCGCGCTCGACGACCGGTTGCTGACCGTGTCCGACGCCGGTGGCGCCGCCACGCTGGCGACGACACCGCTCGACACTGGCCGACTCGAATGTCTCGCAGGTGCCTCGGACGACCCGAGAGCCGTCCTCGTCGGCACGTTCGAACGCGGGTGTCTCCGGGTGACAGACGATCGGGTCGACGACCTCGACGTCGGCGAGGACGATCCGGTGATGGCGCTCTCGCAGTCACCGCACGACGCCGAAACGTACTACGCCGGGACCGAACCCAGCCGACTCTACCGGTCCAGCGACGGTGGCGAGACGTGGACCCACCTCGACGGGATCGGAGAACTGTCCTCGGAGCCGGAGTGGTTCTTCCCGCCGCGACCCGACACCCACCACGTCCGCTGGATCGAAGTCGACCCGTTCGATCCCGATCGGCTGTACGTCGGCATCGAGGCCGGTGCCTTCCTCCTGAGTACGGACGGCGGCGAGACGTGGCGCGAACGGCCGGCCGGCGCGCGCCGAGACAACCACAGTCTCGAGACGTCCCCCGACCGAGACGGGCTCGTCTACGCCGCTGCGGGCGACGGCTTCGCCCGGTCGATCGACGGCGGCGAGACCTGGGATCACCCGCAAGTCGGCCTCGATCACCGCTACTGCTGGTCCGTCGTCGCCGACCCCGGTGACCCCGAGCGAGTGCTCGTCTCCAGCGCGTCGGGCGCCTCGAAGGCACACACGCCGGTTTCCGCCGAGTCACACGTCTACCGTCTCGACGGCGAGGCCGCGTGGGAGCGCCTCGACGACCGCGGCCTGCCGACCGGCGACGGCGTCGTCAGGACCGTCTTCTCGACGACGGACGAAACGGGCGTCGTCTACGGGGCGAACAATCGGGGCCTCTATCGGTCAGGCGACTTCGGCGACACCTGGCGAGCCGTTCCGATCGAGTGGGACGACGCGTTCGAGCGCCAGGTTCCCCACGGGATGATCGTTCGACGAGCCTAA
- a CDS encoding ATP-binding protein, protein MHPRLAQVRRGFWNHLVTLVGVTTLVVTGAYGALRGVTSTPVLLDVIVPVLVGVGLVVDGVRIRYQATSPRRTKLVATGAVAFALLGTLLSGWAVFLVELRLGQVVDTLQVALLGGTGGAVVGATIGHVYASLSAKNREMVRLSRAMDSSMDGIAIIEDGEHVYVNDAYAELYGFPGPSMLEGQSWYRLYTSDSLATIEQEVIPQLSEQHYWRGRLVGRRADGTTFPKEVTSSVIDRGNVIVVRDVSIQRQREQRIQVLNRVLRHNLRNAFTVIQGHANLLAEKAPDLAADHVHPIREEITDLLATADKARGLERTLGDQREPQPIEPPEAIRMVVDRATATYPDASFRSRVEETGLPTVDERIVEALNELVDNAVEHTPDPEPTVEVGVGTADVSEATHLEFTVVDDGPGIPEADQRAIIDGEETPLEHGSGLGLWLVNWIVSNSGGDITFDEPPGGGTEVTISFVEDDTPAFDGVGEMAAA, encoded by the coding sequence ATGCATCCCCGGCTCGCACAGGTCCGACGTGGATTCTGGAACCACCTCGTCACGCTCGTCGGCGTCACCACACTCGTCGTCACGGGGGCGTACGGGGCGCTGCGTGGTGTCACCTCGACACCCGTCCTGCTCGACGTGATCGTGCCGGTGCTCGTCGGGGTCGGTCTGGTCGTCGACGGCGTCAGAATTCGGTACCAGGCGACATCACCGCGGCGGACGAAACTCGTGGCGACCGGAGCGGTCGCGTTCGCGCTGCTCGGTACCCTCCTCTCCGGCTGGGCAGTCTTCCTGGTCGAGTTGCGCCTCGGCCAGGTCGTCGATACCCTGCAGGTGGCGCTCCTCGGCGGGACCGGCGGTGCCGTCGTCGGTGCGACGATCGGTCACGTCTACGCCTCGCTGTCGGCGAAGAATCGAGAGATGGTGCGGCTCTCGCGCGCGATGGATAGCTCGATGGACGGAATCGCCATCATCGAGGACGGCGAGCACGTTTACGTCAACGACGCCTACGCGGAACTGTACGGCTTTCCCGGACCGTCGATGCTGGAGGGTCAGTCGTGGTACCGCCTCTATACGAGCGACTCGCTGGCGACCATCGAGCAGGAGGTCATTCCGCAACTCTCGGAGCAACACTACTGGCGTGGGCGCCTCGTCGGACGACGGGCCGACGGGACGACGTTCCCGAAGGAGGTTACCTCCTCCGTCATCGACCGCGGAAACGTCATCGTCGTGCGCGACGTTTCGATCCAGCGCCAACGCGAACAGCGAATACAGGTGCTCAATCGGGTTCTCAGACACAATCTCCGGAACGCCTTTACGGTTATCCAGGGTCACGCCAACCTCCTCGCCGAGAAAGCGCCGGACCTGGCGGCCGATCACGTCCACCCGATCCGCGAGGAGATCACGGACCTGCTGGCGACCGCCGACAAGGCGCGCGGACTCGAGCGCACACTCGGTGACCAGCGCGAACCCCAGCCGATCGAGCCCCCCGAGGCGATCCGGATGGTCGTCGATCGCGCGACTGCGACCTATCCCGACGCGTCGTTCCGTTCGCGTGTCGAGGAGACCGGCCTGCCCACGGTCGACGAGCGCATCGTCGAGGCGCTCAACGAACTGGTCGACAACGCGGTCGAACACACGCCCGATCCGGAACCGACCGTCGAGGTCGGCGTCGGAACGGCCGACGTGAGCGAGGCGACCCACCTCGAGTTCACGGTCGTCGACGACGGCCCCGGCATCCCCGAGGCGGACCAACGAGCCATCATCGACGGCGAGGAGACCCCGCTCGAACACGGCTCCGGGCTCGGTCTCTGGCTCGTCAACTGGATCGTCTCGAACAGCGGCGGCGACATCACGTTCGACGAACCGCCCGGCGGCGGCACCGAAGTGACCATCTCGTTCGTCGAGGACGACACCCCTGCCTTCGACGGCGTCGGCGAGATGGCGGCGGCTTGA
- a CDS encoding flavodoxin domain-containing protein, whose protein sequence is MVSLLIAYGTGEGQTEKVATRIGDVVAKRGHDVTAVNADETPPDVVVDDFEAVLVGASVHAGTHQKTVADFVRTNRDALAAKPTAFFQVSLSSATEEGDAQAAGYVDEFIEDTGWHPDRIGRFGGALRYSKYGFLKRLMMRGIVNRTMSELSDADAAGDVEFTDWHEVEAFAADVAAFVEGRLGVTPPGTP, encoded by the coding sequence GTGGTTTCACTCTTGATAGCCTACGGAACCGGTGAGGGACAGACCGAGAAAGTGGCGACTCGCATCGGCGACGTTGTCGCGAAGCGCGGACACGACGTCACCGCGGTGAACGCCGACGAAACGCCGCCAGACGTAGTCGTCGACGACTTCGAGGCGGTACTCGTCGGGGCGTCCGTCCACGCCGGCACACACCAGAAGACGGTCGCCGACTTCGTCCGAACGAATCGGGACGCGCTGGCGGCGAAACCGACCGCGTTCTTTCAGGTGTCACTCTCGTCGGCAACCGAAGAGGGGGACGCACAGGCGGCCGGATACGTCGACGAATTCATCGAGGATACCGGGTGGCATCCCGATCGAATCGGTCGCTTCGGGGGCGCGTTGCGCTACTCGAAGTACGGGTTCCTCAAACGGCTGATGATGAGAGGGATCGTCAATCGGACCATGTCCGAGCTGTCCGACGCGGACGCCGCCGGAGACGTCGAATTCACTGACTGGCACGAGGTCGAGGCGTTCGCCGCCGACGTCGCCGCGTTCGTCGAGGGGCGCCTCGGCGTTACGCCGCCCGGTACCCCGTGA
- the uvrA gene encoding excinuclease ABC subunit UvrA, whose product MTAEYIEVRGAEEHNLKDLDVSIPRESLTVVTGLSGSGKSSLAFETIYAEGQRRYIESLSAYARNFLGQMDKPQVETVEGLSPAISIDQKNAANNPRSTVGTVTELHDYLRLLYARVGTPHCPECGREVGEQSAQNMVERIFELPEGTRLKLAAPVVRDQKGAFEDLFDELVSEGYARVEVDGEEHDLTLDRPELDENYDHTIDVIVDRVKVGPEDRPRIVDSVETALDEADGVLKLILPDPPEDAAEYLGEEARRTGDLGAVTDDDADDEAGATDANDRLVVEFSQELACTHCGIDIPEIETRSFSFNSPHGACPECEGLGETKEIDEDLVIQDASKPLKHVFEPWSYNRSYYQTRLDAVSEHFGVSLSTPFEELDEEIQRAFLYGTSEQVLFERSTKSGTRRKRKRFEGVIPNLERRYLETDSDSTREHIEDFMSATACPACDGTRLKPASRAVLVDDTAITAINGMSIGDALAHFESMEADLTDRERTIAEEILKEIRARLGFMVEVGLEYLTLDREASTLSGGESQRIRLATQIGAGLVGVLYVLDEPSIGLHQRDNDRLLNTLAELRDLGNTLIVVEHDEETMRRADTIVDMGPGPGKRGGEVVVNGPIDEVKACDESITGDYLSGRKQIPVPETRREADGHLTIEGARQHNLADLDVDLPFGCFTAITGVSGSGKSTLMHDILYKGLAREMNNNTSVVPGEHDAIEGIDEIETVRLIDQSPIGRTPRSNPATYTNVFDHVRELFSQTSLAKQRGYEVGRFSFNVKGGRCEECGGQGTVKIEMNFLSDVYVPCEACGGERYNDATLDVTYKGKTISDVLDMSVEEAYDFFESSSQIRRRLQLLKDVGLGYMRLGQPSTSLSGGEAQRIKLAEELGKKDSGNTLYLLDEPTTGLHSADERKLIDVLHRLTDNDNTIVVIEHELDLVKNADHIVDLGPEGGEHGGELVATGTPEEVARNDDSYTGQYLRDLLPDVDLDGPRGQRVEPVSAPATDDD is encoded by the coding sequence ATGACCGCCGAGTACATCGAGGTCCGCGGTGCCGAAGAGCACAACCTGAAAGACCTCGACGTCTCGATCCCCCGGGAGTCGCTGACCGTCGTCACCGGCCTCTCGGGGTCGGGCAAGTCCTCGCTCGCCTTCGAGACGATCTACGCCGAGGGCCAGCGACGCTACATCGAGAGCCTCTCCGCCTACGCCCGGAACTTCCTGGGCCAGATGGACAAGCCCCAGGTCGAGACCGTCGAGGGCCTCTCGCCCGCCATCTCGATCGACCAGAAGAACGCCGCGAACAACCCCCGCTCGACGGTGGGGACCGTGACCGAACTGCACGACTACCTTCGCCTGCTCTACGCCCGCGTTGGGACGCCCCACTGTCCCGAGTGCGGCCGCGAAGTCGGCGAGCAGTCGGCCCAGAACATGGTCGAGCGAATCTTCGAGTTGCCCGAAGGGACCCGCCTCAAACTCGCCGCGCCCGTGGTCCGCGACCAGAAGGGCGCGTTCGAAGATCTGTTCGACGAACTCGTCTCGGAGGGGTACGCCCGCGTCGAGGTCGACGGCGAGGAACACGACCTCACGCTCGATCGACCGGAACTCGACGAGAACTACGACCACACGATCGACGTGATCGTCGACCGTGTCAAAGTCGGCCCCGAGGACCGTCCGCGGATCGTCGACAGCGTCGAGACGGCCCTCGACGAGGCCGACGGCGTCCTCAAGCTGATCCTACCCGACCCGCCAGAAGACGCGGCGGAGTACCTCGGCGAAGAGGCCCGCCGGACGGGTGATCTCGGTGCGGTAACCGACGACGATGCCGACGACGAAGCCGGCGCAACCGACGCGAACGACCGTCTCGTCGTCGAGTTCTCGCAGGAACTGGCCTGTACCCACTGCGGGATCGACATCCCGGAGATCGAGACGCGCAGCTTCTCTTTTAACTCCCCGCACGGCGCCTGTCCGGAGTGTGAAGGGCTGGGCGAGACCAAGGAGATCGACGAGGACCTCGTGATTCAGGACGCCTCGAAGCCGCTGAAGCACGTCTTCGAGCCCTGGAGTTACAACCGGTCGTACTACCAGACTCGCCTGGACGCCGTGTCCGAGCACTTCGGCGTCTCGCTGTCGACGCCGTTCGAGGAGCTGGACGAGGAGATCCAGCGGGCGTTCCTCTACGGAACGAGCGAACAGGTGCTCTTCGAGCGCTCGACCAAGAGCGGCACCCGTCGCAAGCGAAAGCGCTTCGAGGGCGTCATCCCCAACCTGGAGCGCCGGTACCTCGAGACGGACTCGGACTCGACGCGCGAGCACATCGAGGACTTCATGTCCGCGACGGCGTGTCCGGCCTGCGACGGGACGCGACTGAAACCCGCCTCGCGCGCCGTGCTGGTCGACGACACCGCGATCACGGCGATCAACGGGATGAGCATCGGCGACGCGCTCGCACACTTCGAATCGATGGAGGCAGACCTCACCGATCGCGAGCGAACGATCGCCGAGGAGATCTTGAAGGAGATCCGCGCGCGGCTCGGCTTCATGGTCGAAGTCGGTCTGGAGTACCTCACGCTGGATCGCGAGGCCTCGACGCTGTCGGGCGGCGAGAGTCAGCGCATTCGGCTCGCGACCCAGATCGGTGCTGGCCTCGTCGGCGTACTGTACGTCCTCGACGAGCCCTCGATCGGGCTCCACCAGCGCGACAACGACCGACTGTTGAACACCTTAGCGGAGCTTCGCGACCTCGGCAACACCCTCATCGTCGTCGAACACGACGAAGAGACGATGCGCCGGGCGGACACCATCGTCGACATGGGTCCGGGCCCCGGCAAGCGCGGCGGCGAGGTCGTCGTCAACGGCCCGATCGACGAGGTGAAAGCCTGCGACGAGTCGATCACCGGCGACTACCTCTCCGGACGCAAGCAGATCCCGGTGCCCGAGACGCGCCGCGAAGCCGACGGCCACCTCACCATCGAGGGGGCTCGCCAGCACAACCTGGCCGACCTCGACGTCGACCTCCCGTTCGGCTGTTTCACCGCGATCACCGGCGTCTCGGGGTCGGGCAAGTCGACGCTGATGCACGACATCCTCTACAAGGGCCTCGCCCGCGAGATGAACAACAACACGAGCGTCGTCCCCGGCGAGCACGACGCGATCGAGGGGATCGACGAGATCGAGACGGTCCGTCTGATCGATCAGTCGCCGATCGGCCGAACCCCGCGATCCAACCCGGCGACCTACACGAACGTCTTCGACCACGTCCGTGAGCTGTTCTCCCAGACCTCGCTCGCGAAACAGCGCGGGTACGAGGTCGGGCGCTTCTCGTTCAACGTCAAGGGCGGACGCTGCGAGGAGTGCGGCGGCCAGGGCACCGTCAAGATCGAGATGAACTTCCTCTCGGACGTCTACGTCCCCTGCGAGGCCTGCGGCGGCGAGCGCTACAACGACGCCACGCTCGACGTCACCTACAAGGGCAAGACGATCTCTGACGTCCTCGACATGAGCGTCGAGGAGGCCTACGACTTCTTCGAGTCCTCGAGCCAGATCCGCCGCCGGCTCCAGCTCCTGAAGGACGTCGGGCTCGGCTACATGCGCCTCGGCCAGCCCTCGACGTCGCTCTCGGGCGGAGAAGCCCAGCGCATCAAACTCGCCGAGGAACTCGGCAAGAAGGACAGCGGTAACACGCTCTACCTGCTCGACGAGCCAACCACGGGCCTGCACTCGGCGGACGAGCGCAAGTTGATCGACGTGCTCCACCGCCTGACCGACAACGACAACACCATCGTCGTCATCGAACACGAACTCGACCTCGTGAAGAACGCCGACCACATCGTCGATCTCGGTCCCGAGGGCGGCGAACACGGCGGCGAACTCGTCGCGACGGGGACGCCCGAAGAAGTGGCCCGGAACGACGACTCCTACACGGGGCAGTACCTTCGGGATCTCCTTCCCGACGTCGACCTGGACGGCCCGCGCGGCCAGCGCGTCGAACCGGTGAGTGCGCCCGCGACGGACGACGACTGA
- a CDS encoding universal stress protein, with protein sequence MYEAILVGMDDSEQAERALEHALSLAEATDATVHVVTVVESAGSPMRFGIADVEDLNEAAEGLVDDVVGAYDGQDVDIRGDVRRGKPAEALTEYADDVGADLLVVGQRGADGVTGTILGSTADRLARTAEVPVTIVPAA encoded by the coding sequence ATGTACGAGGCGATCCTCGTCGGTATGGACGACAGCGAGCAGGCCGAACGGGCACTCGAACACGCCCTCTCGCTGGCCGAAGCGACGGACGCGACGGTCCACGTCGTCACGGTCGTCGAATCGGCCGGGAGTCCGATGCGCTTTGGTATCGCCGACGTCGAGGATCTGAACGAGGCCGCCGAAGGGCTCGTCGACGACGTCGTCGGCGCCTACGACGGCCAGGACGTCGATATCCGCGGCGACGTACGTCGGGGCAAACCGGCCGAGGCGCTTACCGAGTACGCCGACGACGTCGGCGCCGACCTGCTCGTCGTCGGCCAGCGCGGCGCCGACGGCGTGACGGGGACGATCCTCGGAAGTACCGCCGACCGGCTGGCCCGGACGGCTGAGGTTCCGGTGACGATCGTGCCTGCGGCTTGA